The Clostridium sp. AWRP genome has a window encoding:
- the ilvC gene encoding ketol-acid reductoisomerase, with amino-acid sequence MEKLKVYYDEDADLNLLKGKKIAILGFGSQGHAHALNLKESGLDVIVGLYKGSKSWKKAEDYGFKVYEIAEAVKQADIITVLLPDEKQKQIYEESIKDNLSEGNALFFAHGFNIHFNQIVPPKFVDVLMIAPKGPGHIVRREYTLGNGVPCLYAVYQDYSGKGKEIALAYGKGIGGTRAGVMTTTFKVETETDLFGEQVVLCGGVSELIKAGFDTLVEAGYAPENAYFECLHEMKLIVDLIYEGGLARMRYSVSDTAEYGDYKIGKRIINDNTRAEMKKVLHEIQDGTFAREWLLENQTGRPGFTARRRMEKDAPIEKVGKELRSMMSWINENPDNE; translated from the coding sequence ATGGAAAAATTAAAAGTTTATTATGATGAGGATGCAGATTTGAATCTCTTGAAAGGAAAGAAGATAGCTATACTTGGATTTGGAAGTCAGGGACATGCACATGCTTTGAATTTAAAAGAAAGTGGACTCGACGTAATAGTCGGTTTATATAAAGGCAGTAAATCATGGAAAAAGGCTGAAGATTATGGATTTAAGGTGTATGAAATAGCTGAAGCTGTTAAACAAGCAGATATTATAACAGTACTTCTACCAGATGAAAAACAAAAGCAAATTTATGAAGAAAGCATAAAAGATAATTTATCAGAAGGAAATGCATTGTTCTTTGCACATGGATTCAATATTCACTTTAATCAAATAGTACCACCTAAGTTTGTAGATGTTTTAATGATTGCTCCAAAAGGACCGGGACATATAGTTAGAAGAGAATATACATTAGGCAATGGAGTTCCATGTCTGTATGCAGTATATCAAGATTACAGTGGAAAAGGAAAAGAAATTGCTTTAGCTTATGGAAAAGGAATTGGCGGAACTAGAGCAGGAGTTATGACTACAACATTTAAAGTTGAAACTGAAACTGATTTATTCGGTGAACAGGTAGTACTTTGCGGAGGAGTTTCTGAACTTATCAAAGCAGGTTTTGATACATTAGTTGAAGCTGGATATGCTCCTGAAAATGCATATTTTGAATGCTTGCATGAGATGAAGTTAATAGTTGACTTGATATATGAAGGTGGATTAGCTAGAATGAGATATTCTGTAAGTGATACTGCTGAATATGGAGATTATAAGATAGGAAAGAGAATAATAAATGACAATACTAGAGCTGAGATGAAAAAAGTTCTTCATGAAATTCAAGATGGAACATTTGCAAGAGAATGGCTTCTTGAGAACCAAACAGGAAGACCAGGATTTACAGCAAGAAGAAGAATGGAAAAAGATGCTCCAATAGAAAAGGTTGGAAAAGAACTTAGATCAATGATGTCATGGATCAATGAAAACCCTGATAATGAGTAA
- the ilvC gene encoding ketol-acid reductoisomerase, with amino-acid sequence MEKLKVYYDEDADLNLLKGKKIAILGFGSQGHAHALNLKESGLDVIVGLYKGSKSWKKAEDYGFKVYEIAEAVKQADIITVLLPDEKQKQIYEESIKDNLSEGNALFFAHGFNIHFNQIVPPKFVDVLMIAPKGPGHIVRREYTLGNGVPCLYAVYQDYSGKGKEIALAYGKGIGGTRAGVMTTTFKVETETDLFGEQVVLCGGVSELIKAGFDTLVEAGYAPENAYFECLHEMKLIVDLIYEGGLARMRYSVSDTAEYGDYKIGKRIINDNTRAEMKKVLHEIQDGTFAREWLLENQTGRPGFTARRRMEKDAPIEKVGKELRSMMSWINENPDNE; translated from the coding sequence ATGGAAAAATTAAAGGTTTATTATGATGAGGATGCAGATTTGAATCTCTTGAAAGGAAAGAAGATAGCTATACTTGGATTTGGAAGTCAGGGACATGCACATGCTTTGAATTTAAAAGAAAGTGGACTGGATGTAATAGTTGGTTTATATAAAGGCAGTAAATCATGGAAAAAGGCTGAAGATTATGGATTTAAGGTGTATGAAATAGCTGAAGCTGTTAAACAAGCAGATATTATAACAGTACTTCTACCAGATGAAAAACAAAAGCAAATTTACGAAGAAAGCATAAAAGATAATTTATCAGAAGGAAATGCATTGTTCTTTGCACATGGATTCAATATTCACTTTAATCAGATAGTACCACCTAAGTTTGTAGATGTTTTAATGATTGCTCCAAAAGGACCGGGACATATAGTTAGAAGAGAATATACATTAGGCAATGGAGTTCCATGTCTGTATGCAGTATATCAAGATTACAGTGGAAAAGGAAAAGAAATTGCTTTAGCTTATGGAAAAGGAATTGGCGGAACTAGAGCAGGAGTTATGACTACAACATTTAAAGTTGAAACTGAAACTGATTTATTCGGTGAACAGGTAGTACTTTGCGGAGGAGTTTCTGAACTTATCAAAGCAGGTTTTGATACATTAGTTGAAGCTGGATATGCTCCTGAAAATGCATATTTTGAATGCTTGCATGAGATGAAGTTAATAGTTGACTTGATATATGAAGGTGGATTAGCTAGAATGAGATATTCTGTAAGTGATACTGCTGAATATGGAGATTATAAGATAGGAAAGAGAATAATAAATGACAATACTAGAGCTGAGATGAAAAAAGTTCTTCATGAAATTCAAGATGGAACATTTGCAAGAGAATGGCTTCTTGAGAACCAAACAGGAAGACCAGGATTTACAGCAAGAAGAAGAATGGAAAAAGATGCTCCAATAGAAAAGGTTGGAAAAGAACTTAGATCAATGATGTCATGGATCAATGAAAACCCTGATAATGAGTAA
- the ilvD gene encoding dihydroxy-acid dehydratase — translation MKSDSVKKGIKAAPARALMYGMGYTKEEIERPLIGIVNSQNEIVAGHMHLDEIAKAAKLGVAMSGGTPIEFPAIAVCDGIAMGHVGMKYSLASRELIADSIEAMATAHGFDGLVLIPNCDKIVPGMLMAAARLNIPAVVVSGGPMRAGKLNNKALDFSTCIEKVAACSDGKVTEEELEEEAKRACPGCGSCSGLFTANSMNSLTEVLGMGLPLNGSALAQTGERNQLAKYAGMYVMDCVKNNRRPRDILTLDAFKNAITVDMAMAGSTNTVLHLPAIAHEAGIELNLDLFHEISKHTPCLTKLSPSGKHHMEDLHLAGGIPALMNELSKKGLINEDALTVTGKTVGETIKDFKVLDYEVIRSVDNAYSSEGGIAILRGNLAPDGAVVKESAVSKEMMVHEGPARVYNSEEEAVKAIFGNEINKGDVIVIRYEGPKGGPGMREMLSPTSAIAGMGLDKDVALLTDGRFSGATRGASIGHVSPEAMEGGLIGLVEEGDTIFIDITNKKLELKVSEEELEKRRKNYVKPEPKIKTGYLSRYAKLVTSANTGAVLK, via the coding sequence ATGAAAAGTGATTCAGTAAAAAAGGGAATTAAGGCAGCTCCAGCAAGAGCACTTATGTATGGAATGGGATATACAAAAGAGGAGATTGAAAGACCTCTTATAGGAATAGTAAATTCACAAAACGAAATAGTTGCAGGTCACATGCATTTAGATGAAATAGCAAAAGCTGCAAAACTTGGAGTAGCAATGTCTGGGGGTACTCCTATAGAGTTTCCTGCTATTGCAGTTTGCGATGGAATTGCAATGGGTCATGTTGGAATGAAGTATTCTCTTGCTTCAAGAGAATTAATAGCAGATTCAATTGAAGCGATGGCAACAGCTCATGGTTTTGACGGATTGGTACTCATTCCTAACTGTGACAAAATTGTACCTGGAATGCTTATGGCAGCTGCAAGACTTAATATACCAGCTGTAGTAGTAAGTGGAGGACCTATGAGGGCAGGTAAGCTAAATAACAAAGCACTTGATTTTAGCACTTGTATTGAAAAGGTGGCAGCTTGCAGCGATGGAAAGGTAACAGAGGAAGAACTTGAAGAAGAAGCTAAGAGAGCCTGTCCTGGATGCGGTTCCTGCTCAGGATTATTTACAGCAAACAGTATGAACAGTCTTACAGAAGTACTTGGAATGGGTTTACCTCTAAATGGAAGTGCTCTTGCACAAACTGGTGAGAGAAATCAGCTGGCAAAATATGCAGGAATGTATGTAATGGATTGTGTAAAGAACAATAGACGGCCAAGAGATATACTAACTTTAGATGCATTTAAAAATGCTATAACGGTAGATATGGCTATGGCAGGATCCACAAATACAGTACTTCATCTTCCAGCAATTGCTCATGAGGCAGGTATAGAACTTAATTTGGATTTATTTCATGAAATAAGTAAACATACGCCTTGTCTTACAAAATTAAGTCCAAGTGGCAAACATCATATGGAAGATCTTCATCTGGCAGGGGGAATACCAGCTCTTATGAATGAACTTTCTAAGAAAGGTCTTATAAATGAAGATGCACTTACTGTTACCGGGAAAACTGTGGGCGAAACTATAAAAGATTTTAAAGTGCTTGATTATGAAGTTATAAGAAGTGTAGACAATGCTTACAGCAGTGAAGGCGGAATAGCAATACTTAGAGGAAATTTGGCACCAGATGGAGCGGTAGTTAAAGAATCTGCAGTTTCAAAAGAAATGATGGTACATGAGGGACCGGCTAGAGTGTATAATTCTGAAGAAGAAGCAGTTAAGGCTATATTTGGCAATGAAATAAATAAAGGCGATGTAATTGTGATAAGATACGAAGGACCAAAAGGCGGACCTGGAATGAGAGAAATGCTTTCACCAACTTCTGCTATAGCAGGTATGGGTTTAGATAAAGATGTAGCACTTTTAACAGATGGAAGATTCTCAGGAGCTACAAGAGGTGCATCTATAGGACATGTATCACCAGAAGCTATGGAAGGTGGGCTAATAGGACTTGTAGAAGAAGGAGATACTATATTTATAGATATTACAAATAAAAAGTTGGAGCTAAAAGTAAGTGAGGAAGAACTTGAAAAGAGAAGAAAGAACTATGTAAAGCCTGAACCTAAGATAAAAACAGGATATTTATCAAGGTATGCAAAATTGGTTACTTCTGCAAATACAGGTGCAGTTCTTAAATAA
- the ilvB gene encoding biosynthetic-type acetolactate synthase large subunit codes for MKAAEAVIQCLKKENVNMVFGYPGAAVVPIYEALRKSDVKHILVRQEQAAGHSASGYARSTGKVGVCIVTSGPGATNLITAIAAAYMDSIPLVVITGQVKSTLIGRDVFQELDITGATESFTKYNFLVRDAKSIPKTIKEAFYIAETGRKGPVLVDIPMDIMEEDIDFEYPENVNIRGYKPTVKGHFGQIKKIIDRIKVSKRPLICAGGGVILANAQKELEQFVRKSHIPVVHTLMGKGCINENSDYYVGLIGTHGFAYANKVVQNADALILIGARASDRTISGVKNFAKDADIIHIDIDPAEIGKILNTYIPVVGDCGNVLSDLNKEIVAPQTEKWMEEIKNWKKDLHIERKLTGKVNPKYVLKTVSDTLGEEVILTADVGQNQLWCARNFRMAGNRKFLTSGGLGTMGYSLPAAIGAKIACPDKQVIAFAGDGGFQMSLFELGTIAENNLNIIIVLFNNSGLGMVREMQDNKYSGEFGVNFRTNPDFVKLAEAYGLTAKRVENDSEFNGVFREALDSSKAFLIECIVDPHERTF; via the coding sequence ATGAAAGCTGCTGAAGCAGTTATCCAATGTTTAAAGAAAGAAAATGTAAATATGGTATTTGGGTATCCTGGTGCTGCAGTGGTTCCTATATATGAAGCTTTGAGAAAATCAGATGTGAAGCATATATTAGTAAGACAGGAACAAGCTGCAGGACACTCTGCTAGTGGATATGCTAGGTCAACTGGAAAAGTTGGAGTCTGTATAGTTACATCAGGACCTGGCGCAACTAATCTCATTACTGCCATTGCTGCTGCATATATGGATTCCATTCCTCTTGTTGTTATTACGGGTCAGGTTAAGTCTACATTAATCGGAAGGGATGTATTTCAAGAATTAGATATCACAGGTGCTACAGAATCTTTTACAAAATATAATTTTCTTGTAAGAGATGCTAAATCCATACCTAAGACCATAAAGGAAGCATTTTATATAGCTGAAACTGGTAGAAAAGGCCCTGTGCTTGTAGATATACCTATGGATATAATGGAAGAAGATATTGATTTTGAATATCCTGAAAATGTAAATATAAGAGGATACAAACCTACTGTTAAAGGACACTTTGGTCAAATAAAGAAAATAATAGATAGAATCAAAGTTAGCAAGAGACCTCTTATTTGTGCAGGTGGCGGAGTTATACTGGCAAATGCACAAAAAGAACTGGAGCAATTTGTTAGAAAATCACATATACCTGTTGTTCATACTCTTATGGGAAAAGGATGTATAAATGAAAATAGTGATTATTATGTAGGTTTAATAGGTACTCATGGATTTGCTTATGCCAATAAAGTTGTACAAAATGCAGATGCACTAATACTTATTGGAGCTAGAGCTTCAGATAGAACTATCAGTGGGGTAAAAAATTTTGCAAAGGATGCAGATATAATTCATATAGATATTGATCCTGCTGAAATAGGTAAAATTCTGAACACTTATATTCCAGTAGTTGGTGATTGTGGAAATGTTTTATCGGATTTAAATAAAGAAATAGTAGCTCCACAGACGGAAAAATGGATGGAAGAAATTAAAAATTGGAAGAAAGATTTGCATATAGAAAGAAAGCTTACAGGTAAAGTTAATCCAAAATATGTGTTAAAAACTGTTTCTGATACATTAGGAGAAGAGGTTATTTTGACAGCAGATGTAGGACAAAATCAGTTATGGTGTGCTCGTAACTTTAGGATGGCAGGGAATAGAAAGTTTTTAACTTCTGGAGGCCTTGGAACTATGGGATATTCTCTTCCAGCAGCTATTGGTGCTAAAATTGCATGTCCTGATAAACAAGTTATAGCTTTTGCAGGTGATGGTGGATTTCAAATGAGTCTTTTTGAACTTGGAACTATTGCAGAAAACAATCTAAACATTATTATAGTTTTGTTTAACAACTCAGGACTGGGTATGGTTAGGGAGATGCAAGACAATAAATATTCTGGTGAATTTGGAGTAAACTTTAGGACTAATCCAGATTTTGTAAAGCTTGCAGAAGCTTATGGATTGACAGCTAAGAGAGTAGAAAATGATTCTGAATTTAACGGAGTTTTTAGAGAAGCATTAGATTCAAGCAAGGCATTTCTGATAGAGTGCATTGTAGATCCTCATGAGAGAACTTTTTAG
- the ilvN gene encoding acetolactate synthase small subunit produces the protein MKKYVMSVLVENHSGVLSKVAGLFSRRGYNIHSLTVGVTGDPEISRMTIVSIGDDYMFEQISKQLNKLIEVIKVIELDPDASVYRELSLIKVCAESNNKLLIMESVNTFRGRIVDMNEKSMIIEITGNEKKISAFIELMKPYGIKEIIRTGLTALQRGSKLED, from the coding sequence ATAAAAAAGTATGTGATGTCAGTATTAGTTGAAAATCATTCAGGTGTTTTAAGTAAAGTAGCCGGGCTTTTTAGTAGAAGGGGATATAATATTCACAGTCTCACTGTAGGAGTTACAGGAGATCCTGAAATATCACGAATGACTATTGTATCCATTGGAGACGACTATATGTTTGAACAGATAAGTAAACAGCTGAATAAATTGATTGAAGTTATAAAAGTAATAGAATTAGACCCCGATGCATCTGTTTATAGGGAGTTATCTCTTATAAAAGTTTGTGCAGAATCCAACAATAAACTGCTAATTATGGAAAGCGTAAATACTTTTAGAGGTAGAATAGTAGATATGAATGAAAAAAGTATGATAATTGAAATAACCGGAAATGAAAAGAAGATATCTGCTTTTATTGAACTAATGAAACCTTATGGAATAAAGGAAATTATACGTACTGGACTTACTGCACTTCAAAGGGGAAGTAAGCTGGAAGACTAA